A genomic segment from Candidatus Brocadia sinica JPN1 encodes:
- a CDS encoding M4 family metallopeptidase has protein sequence MKNFVPRVIVIFFVLCLRTGTSVSHLYAQTDRQLAVISQLKQIDPTIKIRWDDKTGAPVRLAGKLSEKIDADAKEIAIRFFKTNKALFHMTDTEQELTIRDVNKDERGWEHVKLQQIYKSLPVEGKQILVHINSNKEVQVVNGHYLPNIDVNTSPSIQSSDAITAIFNAAKRDLKLRTEPVQEPKAELIVYNYNDKTHLAWKARLKSEDPLGEFVYYVDAHTGDVIHFYNDLQFVLSRKTYDGKNGAALPGTLKRSEGDISVGDAALDAAHENAGTVYNYYNNNHGRDSYDNSGAILRSTVHHKEKFNNAYWSPFEQQMVYGDGDGTVFSPLSQALDVVAHELTHAVTGREAGLIYENQSGALNESLSDIFGVLIDPLDWMLGEDIFTPGTPGDALRYMDNPPRGNQPDHMDDFVVPDSNGSNLDKRCYDSNDRYNGCVHFNSGIPNKAAYLMSEGGTHHGIAVQGMGLFNVGKVFYEAQINWLTSNSDFMEAREATLDAVAVIFPGDTPKYITVQNAWAAVGIGNPNVEEVVTQLEIITAPPPPTNASIGSPGEKDIFGFTVVADGQYTIETGGKTDTYMSLFGPNNRTTLVAENDDIGGNNVNSRISKVLTAGNYFAEIRHYSSTGVGAYTIKVQAGP, from the coding sequence ATGAAAAATTTTGTTCCGAGGGTGATTGTAATATTTTTTGTCTTGTGCCTCCGGACTGGGACATCTGTTTCCCATCTATATGCCCAGACAGACCGGCAACTGGCCGTAATCAGTCAATTAAAGCAGATTGATCCAACGATTAAAATCCGATGGGATGATAAAACAGGCGCTCCGGTTCGATTGGCCGGTAAACTGAGTGAAAAGATTGATGCTGATGCCAAAGAAATCGCAATCCGTTTCTTCAAAACAAATAAGGCTCTTTTCCATATGACTGATACAGAACAAGAGCTTACCATTCGGGATGTAAATAAAGACGAGCGCGGGTGGGAACATGTGAAGCTTCAACAGATTTATAAGTCGCTTCCTGTTGAGGGAAAGCAAATCTTAGTTCATATCAACAGTAACAAAGAAGTTCAGGTTGTAAATGGGCATTATTTACCCAATATTGATGTAAACACTTCACCTTCGATCCAGAGTTCGGATGCTATTACTGCTATATTCAATGCGGCCAAACGGGATTTAAAACTTAGGACGGAACCTGTGCAGGAACCGAAAGCTGAATTAATTGTATACAACTATAATGATAAAACACATTTGGCGTGGAAGGCACGCCTGAAGTCTGAGGATCCCCTCGGGGAATTTGTTTACTATGTGGATGCCCATACGGGTGATGTCATCCATTTTTATAATGATCTCCAGTTCGTGTTAAGTCGTAAAACGTACGATGGTAAGAACGGAGCAGCTCTTCCGGGAACTTTAAAGCGATCGGAAGGAGATATTTCTGTAGGTGACGCTGCACTTGATGCAGCCCACGAAAATGCCGGTACCGTTTACAATTATTACAATAACAATCATGGTCGTGATAGCTACGATAACTCAGGCGCAATCCTTAGATCAACAGTACATCATAAAGAGAAGTTTAACAATGCGTACTGGAGTCCTTTTGAACAACAAATGGTATATGGAGATGGTGATGGAACCGTTTTCTCTCCATTATCACAAGCTTTGGACGTGGTGGCTCATGAGTTAACCCACGCAGTTACAGGAAGAGAAGCAGGGCTAATATATGAAAATCAATCAGGGGCATTAAATGAATCTCTATCAGATATTTTTGGGGTTTTGATTGACCCGTTAGACTGGATGCTTGGCGAAGACATTTTTACTCCCGGTACCCCCGGAGATGCCCTTCGGTATATGGATAATCCTCCACGTGGTAACCAGCCCGATCATATGGATGATTTTGTTGTGCCTGACTCGAATGGAAGTAATTTAGATAAGAGATGTTATGATTCAAATGACAGATACAACGGATGTGTGCACTTCAATAGTGGCATACCAAACAAAGCTGCGTATCTTATGTCCGAGGGGGGAACACATCATGGGATTGCTGTTCAAGGTATGGGACTCTTCAATGTGGGTAAAGTTTTCTATGAAGCGCAAATTAACTGGTTGACTTCCAATTCTGACTTTATGGAGGCACGAGAGGCCACTTTAGATGCAGTGGCGGTTATTTTTCCAGGAGACACGCCTAAATACATTACAGTTCAGAACGCCTGGGCTGCTGTTGGAATTGGCAATCCAAACGTTGAAGAGGTTGTTACGCAGCTTGAGATAATTACAGCTCCTCCCCCGCCAACAAATGCCTCTATCGGCAGTCCAGGTGAAAAAGACATCTTTGGGTTTACGGTAGTTGCCGATGGGCAATATACAATAGAGACAGGCGGGAAAACAGATACCTATATGTCTCTGTTCGGTCCCAACAACAGAACAACCCTGGTTGCTGAAAATGATGATATTGGGGGGAACAATGTAAATTCACGGATCAGTAAAGTTCTCACCGCCGGTAACTATTTTGCAGAAATCAGGCACTATTCTTCGACTGGTGTGGGGGCATACACAATTAAAGTTCAGGCGGGACCTTAA
- a CDS encoding C1 family peptidase encodes MAILLRNRQVKPPDLNVTVGTGWLPPIYDRRDYMDTHPQIIPLVQKLIFPKKTNASLAASLPPAVDLRQYCSPIEDQRQLGSCTANAAVAVIEYYENRAFNKYRDGSRLFVYKNTRNLMGVTGDTGAWLRNTMGALVLCGVPDEKYWQYTDVDPDFDRDPSQFVYAIADNYEALRYFCHDPLGKNVPYADVLASVKKYLAAGIPSMFGFWGYPSSFSGDIPGAFPLPDPSEPISWGHAIVAVGYDDTIEIRNTQYPKIKSKGAFLIRNSWGTDWGNIGYGWIPYEYILQNIAMDFWSLIRMAWVDTEQFHFQD; translated from the coding sequence ATGGCAATTCTTCTTCGAAATCGTCAGGTAAAGCCTCCGGATTTGAATGTTACCGTTGGTACAGGCTGGCTACCCCCAATTTATGACCGTAGGGATTATATGGACACGCATCCGCAAATTATCCCACTTGTTCAAAAATTGATTTTTCCAAAGAAGACCAACGCATCCCTGGCAGCATCACTCCCCCCGGCAGTTGATCTAAGACAGTATTGTTCCCCGATAGAAGACCAGCGGCAACTTGGGTCATGCACCGCCAATGCAGCAGTTGCGGTCATTGAGTATTATGAGAATCGGGCTTTCAATAAGTACAGAGACGGATCGCGCCTCTTTGTTTACAAAAATACAAGAAATCTGATGGGAGTTACTGGTGACACCGGGGCATGGCTCCGAAATACCATGGGCGCTCTGGTTCTATGCGGCGTGCCGGACGAGAAGTATTGGCAGTATACCGATGTTGACCCTGATTTTGATCGGGATCCATCACAGTTTGTTTATGCGATAGCGGATAATTACGAGGCATTACGATATTTTTGTCACGACCCGCTGGGCAAAAATGTACCGTATGCAGATGTATTGGCCAGTGTCAAAAAATATCTCGCTGCCGGTATTCCATCGATGTTTGGGTTTTGGGGTTATCCGTCATCCTTCTCCGGCGATATACCTGGGGCGTTTCCGCTACCCGATCCAAGTGAGCCAATTAGCTGGGGGCATGCAATCGTAGCTGTTGGATACGATGACACTATCGAGATCAGGAATACCCAATATCCAAAGATTAAATCTAAGGGCGCATTTCTTATCCGTAATTCCTGGGGCACTGACTGGGGAAACATTGGTTACGGCTGGATTCCCTACGAGTATATTCTTCAGAATATTGCCATGGACTTCTGGTCATTAATAAGGATGGCTTGGGTGGATACGGAACAGTTCCACTTTCAGGATTAA
- a CDS encoding thermonuclease family protein, whose amino-acid sequence MGLKLSGNYEIIEVIDGDTVKVKLDGSLTNLRTPCTDTEETKNSKPLKPVTRFGAKTVEWARKWFRDRGNRAELEYEADYKIIDFFNRPLTYVMAENENYNLEAVRWGYSPYFQKYGYARGYHDAFLEAEREAMLEGRGIWDDATHAGDATRPYHLLKMWWEVRARYIQAGRDEKRDNKRLIFLPDGLDYEEAMVAARSEEERVVFGEISNIRGAGSGTAIELSVKLQKYFYLYVFENNPRHDKIINYLRIRHLGDPSDIPNGLMKQNFVFVKGVFKLYNGQPEIIVNDVDQIKEEPF is encoded by the coding sequence ATGGGATTAAAACTGAGTGGCAATTATGAAATCATCGAGGTAATAGACGGAGACACAGTGAAGGTAAAACTTGATGGAAGCCTTACCAACCTGAGAACTCCCTGTACTGATACTGAAGAGACCAAAAACAGTAAACCCTTAAAGCCTGTAACCCGTTTTGGCGCCAAAACAGTTGAATGGGCAAGAAAATGGTTCCGGGATAGGGGGAATAGAGCAGAGCTTGAATACGAGGCTGATTATAAAATCATCGATTTCTTTAATCGTCCTTTGACTTATGTGATGGCGGAAAATGAAAACTATAATTTAGAGGCGGTTCGATGGGGATACAGCCCTTACTTTCAAAAGTATGGCTATGCGCGTGGTTACCATGACGCTTTTCTGGAAGCCGAAAGGGAGGCCATGCTCGAAGGGAGGGGGATTTGGGACGATGCAACCCATGCGGGGGATGCCACGCGACCCTATCACCTGCTTAAGATGTGGTGGGAGGTACGAGCAAGGTACATCCAGGCGGGCAGAGATGAAAAGAGGGATAACAAAAGGCTTATATTCCTTCCTGATGGACTGGATTACGAGGAGGCGATGGTTGCTGCAAGGAGTGAGGAAGAGAGGGTTGTTTTTGGTGAGATAAGTAATATAAGAGGCGCAGGATCTGGTACGGCCATCGAGCTATCGGTTAAGCTTCAAAAATATTTCTATTTATACGTATTTGAAAATAATCCCCGGCATGACAAAATTATTAATTATCTTCGCATCCGGCATTTGGGTGACCCTTCGGATATTCCCAATGGGCTTATGAAACAGAATTTTGTTTTCGTAAAGGGTGTGTTTAAGTTGTATAACGGTCAACCGGAAATAATTGTAAACGATGTAGATCAAATTAAGGAGGAGCCTTTTTAG
- a CDS encoding zinc metalloprotease, with translation MKMKRSFLMSGMIVFCLMVMLFIVYSSGIYSQEKKRTCAAMEVHERLMRTVPAYRENQTAIENLTRNYLLRGVLRTEVVKIPVVVHVVYNTPEQNISDGQIKSQIRILNEDYRKLNADVSSVPSVFQSLIADTRIEFALACRDPGGGSTNGIIRKSTTATGFGSDDTVKFSVSGGSDAWPRDRYLNIWVCNLADGLLGYAQFPGGPADTDGVVIAYTALGDTGTAVPPFNKGRTATHEVGHWLNLRHIWGDDCPGANQCSGSDLVDDTPNQECMNYGCPPFPHSSCDNGTNGDMFMDYMDYTDDACMVMFTNGQSARMDAAITGPRSTIMSSDGLKCPPSGGSCGQGSITAMAFILTLYGIGKVRKKSIKTK, from the coding sequence ATGAAGATGAAAAGGTCTTTCTTGATGTCAGGCATGATCGTTTTTTGTTTAATGGTAATGTTGTTTATTGTATATTCATCCGGGATTTACTCCCAGGAGAAGAAAAGAACCTGCGCAGCCATGGAAGTTCATGAAAGACTTATGAGAACCGTTCCGGCATACCGGGAAAACCAAACGGCAATTGAGAATCTCACCAGGAATTATCTTCTTCGGGGGGTATTGCGAACCGAAGTAGTGAAAATCCCTGTCGTTGTTCATGTCGTCTATAATACCCCCGAACAGAATATTTCGGATGGGCAAATTAAGAGTCAAATCCGTATCCTCAACGAAGATTACAGAAAGTTGAATGCCGATGTATCCTCAGTTCCGTCAGTATTTCAATCCCTGATAGCGGATACGCGGATAGAATTTGCCCTTGCTTGCAGGGACCCCGGCGGTGGTTCTACAAACGGTATTATAAGAAAATCAACAACAGCAACAGGATTTGGTTCTGACGATACAGTGAAATTTTCCGTCAGCGGTGGAAGTGATGCCTGGCCAAGGGACAGGTACTTAAACATATGGGTATGTAACCTGGCAGACGGTCTCCTGGGATATGCTCAATTCCCGGGAGGCCCGGCGGACACGGACGGGGTAGTAATTGCCTATACGGCGTTGGGTGATACCGGAACAGCAGTCCCTCCATTTAACAAAGGGAGGACGGCTACCCATGAAGTTGGGCACTGGCTTAACCTGCGCCACATCTGGGGTGATGATTGTCCGGGCGCAAACCAGTGCAGTGGTTCTGACTTGGTTGATGACACCCCTAATCAGGAATGTATGAATTACGGATGTCCTCCCTTTCCACATAGCAGTTGCGATAATGGTACGAATGGGGATATGTTCATGGACTATATGGATTACACGGATGATGCTTGTATGGTTATGTTCACCAACGGCCAGTCTGCAAGGATGGATGCTGCCATAACCGGACCGAGATCGACCATCATGAGTTCAGACGGATTAAAGTGTCCACCAAGTGGTGGTAGTTGTGGCCAGGGGTCGATAACAGCCATGGCGTTTATCCTAACATTGTATGGAATAGGAAAAGTACGGAAAAAATCCATCAAAACAAAATAG
- a CDS encoding radical SAM/SPASM domain-containing protein: protein MKYTLCITQQCNMRCQYCYIDKRDTRMSLTIAKKIIDFVFKNTPSEEKIDIGFFGGEPLLEFELMKEITELIENHPSFKNALVELTVVTNGTIFSDEIADFLNEHNIGFCLSCDGPPFIQDTFRIFSNGKGSSIDVTNTIKRAKEVLSSVLVNAVYHPETFQYLPQVVEYLASLGLKRIYLNPDFSAPWSKKEAELLPEIYGQISRQYIDYYLRQKPHFISLIDSKIAAILREGYKPLERCRMGTGEFAFTPSGNIYPCERLIGADTGNGHCIGNITDGIKRERMFCKTEPGKEINAECLSCSLKDYCMNWCGCSNYFSSGYYNRVSPFLCASERTAIITAFNTFQALEEKLGSVFFYNLIEAHTANCVTGE, encoded by the coding sequence ATGAAATATACACTATGTATTACGCAACAATGTAATATGCGATGCCAATATTGTTACATCGACAAAAGGGACACGAGGATGTCCCTAACCATCGCAAAAAAGATTATTGATTTCGTCTTTAAAAATACTCCTTCTGAAGAAAAGATTGACATCGGTTTCTTCGGTGGCGAACCGCTTCTTGAATTTGAGCTTATGAAAGAAATAACTGAATTGATAGAAAATCATCCATCATTTAAAAATGCATTGGTAGAGCTTACTGTTGTAACCAATGGGACAATTTTTTCTGATGAAATAGCTGATTTTTTGAATGAACACAATATAGGATTCTGCTTAAGTTGCGACGGTCCTCCATTTATACAGGATACTTTTAGGATCTTTTCAAATGGTAAAGGAAGTTCAATTGATGTTACGAACACGATAAAGCGCGCAAAAGAGGTTCTCTCCTCCGTTCTTGTTAATGCGGTTTATCATCCTGAGACTTTTCAATATTTACCTCAAGTTGTGGAATATCTTGCTTCCCTTGGACTAAAGCGGATCTATTTAAATCCTGATTTTTCGGCGCCCTGGTCGAAAAAAGAGGCTGAATTACTTCCTGAAATTTATGGTCAGATATCAAGACAGTATATTGATTATTATCTTCGGCAAAAACCCCATTTTATCAGCTTAATTGACAGCAAGATAGCCGCCATTTTGCGCGAAGGATACAAACCTCTTGAACGCTGCAGAATGGGAACCGGAGAGTTCGCCTTCACACCTTCTGGAAATATTTATCCCTGTGAGAGACTTATCGGCGCAGACACGGGAAATGGACACTGTATCGGCAATATCACCGATGGGATAAAGAGAGAGCGAATGTTTTGCAAAACAGAGCCTGGCAAAGAAATCAACGCCGAATGCCTGTCGTGCAGTCTGAAGGATTACTGCATGAACTGGTGCGGCTGCTCAAATTATTTTTCGTCTGGGTATTATAACCGGGTAAGTCCGTTCTTATGCGCTTCAGAAAGAACTGCAATTATTACTGCATTTAATACCTTCCAGGCCCTTGAGGAGAAACTTGGATCAGTCTTTTTTTACAACCTGATAGAAGCACATACCGCTAACTGCGTGACCGGAGAATAG
- a CDS encoding M43 family zinc metalloprotease, which produces MKRPTLILGMAFFSLFAIPLLAYSPGIYAQEKKRICATMEVHEKLLKTIPAYRDSRAAIENLTRSYLLREVLRAEIVKIPVVVHVVYNTPEQNISDDQIKSQIRVLNEDYRKLNADVSTVPSVFQPLATDSKIEFAFACKDPEGKLTSGITRTKTDVASFTYDDAVKFTAKGGRDAWPRDKYLNIWVCNLGGGLLGYAQFPGGPADTDGVVITYTAFGDTGTAVPPFNKGRTATHEVGHWLNLFHIWGDDCPGGDQCGGSDSVGDTPNQECSNYGCPAFPHISCSNGPNGDLFMNYMDYTDDACMVMFTNGQSARMDAALAGPRLAIQSSDGLICPDDVKAKFRYEIKFICGKSDGKVVAPGLYWTAINVGNPTDKNVILKKRFSIALPGEKPGPVSDLFKAKLGPYQAFEIDNRDIFEHTRTNADFIKGFVVIESEVELEVIAVYTAAGKNEQVETLDVEHVLPRCLGMKGCPDLVVEKIERPEWDAQNKRSVIRATIKNIGDAPAGSTVARLTDTSSAWEPITTADAPTPALGPGDTATVTFFLPYWVYNPDADLEVKADYKNELSECSEDNNVKEFHELG; this is translated from the coding sequence ATGAAAAGACCAACACTTATTTTAGGCATGGCATTTTTTTCTCTTTTTGCAATACCGCTTTTGGCATATTCACCTGGAATTTACGCACAGGAAAAGAAAAGGATTTGTGCAACCATGGAGGTCCATGAAAAACTCCTGAAGACTATTCCGGCTTACAGAGATAGCCGGGCAGCAATTGAGAACCTTACAAGAAGTTACTTACTCAGGGAGGTCTTACGGGCAGAAATAGTGAAAATACCTGTAGTTGTTCATGTGGTATATAATACTCCTGAGCAGAATATTTCAGATGATCAAATCAAGAGTCAAATCCGTGTCCTCAATGAGGATTATAGAAAGTTAAATGCTGATGTATCCACGGTGCCATCGGTATTTCAGCCTCTAGCAACAGATTCGAAAATCGAATTTGCCTTTGCTTGTAAAGACCCCGAGGGAAAACTTACCTCTGGTATTACAAGAACAAAAACAGATGTAGCATCATTTACCTATGACGATGCCGTTAAATTTACGGCAAAAGGGGGAAGGGATGCCTGGCCAAGGGATAAGTATTTAAACATATGGGTGTGTAACCTGGGGGGCGGTCTCCTGGGCTATGCTCAATTTCCAGGAGGCCCGGCAGACACGGATGGGGTGGTTATCACCTATACGGCATTTGGCGATACCGGAACAGCTGTCCCCCCGTTTAACAAAGGAAGGACAGCGACCCATGAAGTCGGACACTGGTTAAACCTGTTTCACATTTGGGGTGATGATTGTCCCGGTGGTGACCAGTGCGGTGGCTCTGATTCTGTTGGTGATACACCCAATCAGGAGTGTTCCAATTATGGTTGTCCTGCCTTTCCACATATAAGCTGCAGCAATGGTCCGAATGGGGATTTGTTCATGAACTATATGGATTATACGGATGACGCATGTATGGTGATGTTCACGAATGGGCAATCGGCAAGAATGGATGCCGCCTTGGCTGGGCCAAGGTTGGCCATTCAAAGCTCAGATGGGTTAATCTGTCCTGATGATGTGAAGGCAAAGTTTCGGTACGAAATAAAATTCATCTGCGGAAAGTCCGATGGCAAGGTTGTGGCTCCCGGGTTATATTGGACCGCCATTAATGTGGGTAACCCCACTGACAAAAATGTCATTCTGAAAAAAAGATTTTCTATTGCCTTGCCGGGTGAGAAGCCTGGTCCCGTTTCTGATTTATTTAAGGCCAAACTCGGCCCCTATCAGGCATTTGAAATCGATAACAGGGATATCTTTGAACACACCCGTACGAATGCAGATTTTATCAAGGGATTTGTAGTCATCGAGAGTGAGGTTGAACTGGAAGTAATTGCAGTATACACAGCTGCCGGTAAGAATGAGCAGGTTGAAACGCTCGACGTTGAACATGTTTTGCCGAGGTGTCTTGGAATGAAAGGTTGCCCTGATTTGGTAGTCGAAAAGATCGAAAGGCCAGAGTGGGACGCCCAAAACAAACGTTCGGTAATTCGCGCCACCATTAAGAATATTGGTGATGCCCCTGCCGGTTCTACCGTAGCCCGGTTAACCGATACAAGCTCGGCGTGGGAACCAATTACTACTGCCGATGCTCCCACTCCGGCGCTAGGACCCGGAGATACCGCAACGGTTACCTTCTTTTTGCCATACTGGGTTTATAATCCCGATGCCGATCTTGAGGTAAAAGCAGATTACAAAAATGAGCTTTCAGAATGTAGTGAAGATAATAACGTCAAGGAATTCCATGAGCTAGGTTAA
- a CDS encoding flavin monoamine oxidase family protein — MPDHFDCIVLGAGIAGVTAARELKNAGKSVLILEASNHVGGRMCSKDDFVLTDDGGARRDGFPVEEGAHFIHVDDDPYKEFWAEIKRQKFRHEKYSKFNHVRVAFPGDPDPNWSLPQPATWAHTYDQNLFEMGLKNSGLFGKIKNFDIANGDQPAKKFVESIKYQGKGHDMALYAVSSHTPGILALDDLPAKLCPPNHTGDPYCKSVEDNISVAGLTFDKVPDQLREELYEFKMLGPDKQRYGFDRLPKAILKEFEQEEPGKIKGNILYEHEVTGVEKIEKGIRIKTRNGMEFTADAAICTFSVGMLLHKGTHIFGQFFPEEKKKVFSIIKPGPIAKFVMQFRECVWGYDHRTNDNNMALLVNPTGHKQKENPQPRTFFTSFPYLENGPYVLTALMMGVDYLIIKNMSNDKMAAEYIFRRIEEIYNRKGHWDWKEKLVWKSNDEPNVYRKDWGADTWSRGGNSYIGYNEGKSIEEIKNVRETLKNPLETLPVFWAGEATAPAYNNQYQPLSVHGAYISGIEAARDVVTYLENPDDKSSFKKYYNEKYKKVSAEKVMVAVPHTLSINLRKKEFKIIEKYANKHTNGDIGLAVEDLLDYAIRDRG; from the coding sequence ATGCCTGATCATTTTGATTGTATAGTTTTGGGTGCGGGTATTGCGGGTGTTACAGCCGCCAGAGAACTGAAAAATGCCGGAAAGAGCGTCTTAATACTTGAGGCATCAAATCACGTCGGGGGGCGGATGTGCTCAAAGGACGACTTCGTGCTTACTGATGACGGTGGCGCCAGAAGAGACGGATTCCCGGTTGAGGAAGGAGCTCATTTCATACATGTTGATGATGACCCCTATAAAGAGTTCTGGGCGGAGATAAAACGCCAGAAATTCAGACATGAAAAGTACTCCAAATTCAATCATGTTCGAGTCGCTTTTCCCGGAGATCCGGATCCAAACTGGAGTTTACCCCAACCGGCTACGTGGGCGCATACGTATGACCAGAATTTGTTTGAAATGGGACTGAAAAATTCCGGGCTATTCGGAAAGATTAAAAACTTTGACATTGCCAATGGTGATCAACCGGCAAAAAAATTTGTTGAGTCAATAAAGTATCAGGGAAAAGGGCACGATATGGCATTGTATGCTGTTTCGTCCCATACACCAGGGATATTGGCATTGGACGACTTGCCTGCCAAGCTTTGTCCGCCGAATCATACGGGTGACCCATACTGTAAATCTGTGGAAGACAACATTAGCGTTGCAGGGCTAACCTTTGATAAAGTACCCGATCAGCTCCGCGAAGAGCTTTATGAGTTCAAGATGCTCGGCCCTGATAAACAAAGATACGGTTTTGACCGGCTGCCTAAAGCTATATTGAAAGAATTTGAACAGGAAGAACCTGGTAAAATCAAAGGAAATATCCTTTATGAACATGAGGTTACTGGTGTAGAAAAAATTGAAAAAGGAATCAGGATTAAAACAAGAAATGGGATGGAATTTACCGCGGATGCTGCGATTTGCACCTTTTCTGTCGGGATGCTCCTGCATAAGGGAACTCATATTTTTGGACAGTTCTTTCCTGAAGAAAAAAAGAAAGTTTTTAGTATCATAAAACCAGGGCCAATTGCCAAGTTTGTCATGCAATTCAGGGAATGTGTGTGGGGGTATGATCATAGAACGAACGATAATAATATGGCCCTTTTAGTCAATCCAACCGGGCATAAACAAAAAGAAAATCCTCAGCCGAGGACTTTCTTCACGTCCTTTCCCTATCTGGAAAATGGTCCCTACGTTCTTACCGCCTTAATGATGGGAGTTGATTATTTAATCATAAAGAACATGAGTAATGACAAAATGGCTGCCGAGTATATATTCAGGCGTATAGAAGAAATATACAACAGGAAAGGTCACTGGGACTGGAAGGAAAAACTGGTCTGGAAAAGTAATGATGAACCAAACGTTTACCGCAAGGACTGGGGGGCAGATACATGGTCAAGGGGTGGAAATTCATATATTGGTTACAATGAAGGAAAGAGTATTGAGGAGATTAAAAATGTCCGAGAAACTTTGAAGAATCCACTCGAAACACTCCCTGTTTTCTGGGCAGGGGAAGCTACCGCCCCGGCATACAACAATCAATACCAGCCTTTATCGGTCCACGGGGCTTATATCAGCGGGATAGAGGCTGCCAGGGATGTAGTGACGTATCTGGAGAATCCTGATGACAAATCTTCCTTCAAAAAATATTATAATGAAAAATATAAGAAAGTTTCTGCAGAAAAAGTAATGGTTGCTGTGCCTCATACTTTGAGTATTAACCTCAGAAAAAAAGAGTTTAAAATCATCGAAAAGTATGCAAATAAGCATACGAATGGAGACATTGGTCTTGCTGTAGAGGATTTGCTGGACTATGCTATAAGGGACCGGGGATGA